A genome region from Marasmius oreades isolate 03SP1 chromosome 5, whole genome shotgun sequence includes the following:
- a CDS encoding uncharacterized protein (BUSCO:EOG09261DRB) — translation MISAIAARKAAQAKVPAFPQQPAPDPRDSRSSSPTPPKRKRKSDAAIPNPKKKKKSDSSKKPPTSVKKTRYFHEIDPIARQDDIILIESDQEEDDGKEDLVVRTSARGRAWSPSAPAMDITDDEQDHETLLPGPEEPQVISTYHPVLNQNLFSLDKEETTSLGLPAASSSKAVLVSLSDGETIALLGTYNVSVLQGSISLLGATVLPCQPCQYHPVFAPRSSPIPVMKAMAISSSNDNSVVGGGKGLKQFRHAFREGNVVISIQELRTNVEGLGKVCRLFDGVFQPPPSSLPFPNLGLHGLHLVVSETKGIHAFVQPSDWDPVFTLCELEHVLLVKGAKKSGKSTFARTLVNHLLGRHKKVAYLECDLGQSEFTPGGMVAINVIERPVFGPPFTHPTLPNHAHYLGTLTPRSSPSHYLSAIESIAQTYKLDIKIPVDHPDEKIPLVVNTMGWTKGLGADLTKRIEEIIEPDAVFEFETDGKGTDGGWLTERPRQDSTPFTGAKYNVHPLRPIDMGTIETATAYFSAADHRVISLLSYFHAVFPTSPSPPSPPSLSSSFSDSVSMTMLLKDSLRQITAHTWSTSLPLLAQPPYEVDIQKAIDRVHLVGAGSEDVVKEEIGRVLNGAIVGLVNSEFGISIGFPSSTSSSHSHSHSQDIANGATDVITIPYVQNAPPPDPNTSRAHGLALIRGVSGSPDAKETQTRLHVLTPLPPELLSTARIWVKGEMELPVWGLLDLPNRAGAPEDLTKPKPFLQWGKGEGLGSERRRVRRNLMRKSQV, via the exons aTGATCAGCGCAATTGCAGCACGTAAGGCTGCACAGGCAAAAGTACCCGCTTTCCCTCAACAACCAGCTCCAGACCCTCGTGATTCTAGATCTTCCAGTCCTACACCTCCCAAACGAAAACGAAAGTCAGACGCTGCAATCCCAAAcccgaaaaagaagaaaaaatcaGATTCAAGCAAGAAACCTCCTACGTCCGTTAAGAAAACGCGATATTTCCATGAAATAGATCCAATTGCTCGACAGGACGACATTATTTTGATTGAGTCCGAccaggaggaagatgatggcaAGGAAGACTTAGTTGTCAGAACTTCAGCAAGAGGACGGGCGTGGTCTCCCAGTGCACCAGCGATGGACATTACAGACGATGAACAGGATCACGAAACGCTACTGCCAGGCCCAGAAGAACCGCAGGTCATTTCCACCTATCATCCCGTTCTCAATCAAAACCTTTTTTCACTCGACAAAGAGGAGACTACATCCCTCGGCCTTCCCGCAGCATCGAGCAGTAAAGCCGTCTTGGTTTCATTATCCGACGGAGAAACTATCGCTCTTCTTGGTACATACAACGTCTCCGTACTTCAAGGGTCAATATCTCTGTTAGGCGCAACGGTTTTACCTTGCCAACCGTGTCAGTATCATCCCGTGTTCGCTCCGCGGTCGTCACCGATACCTGTTATGAAGGCAATGGCAATATCGTCTTCAAACGATAACTCAGTTGTAGGAGGTGGAAAGGGTTTGAAGCAATTTAGACATGCTTTTCGTGAGGGAAACGTCGTAATTTCAATTCAAGAGCTTCGAACGAATGTCGAAGGCCTTGGAAAGGTGTGCAGGCTATTCGATGGGGTCTTTCAACCTCCTCCCTCCTCACTGCCATTTCCGAACCTGGGACTTCATGGCCTTCATTTG GTTGTTTCTGAGACGAAGGGGATCCATGCATTCGTGCAACCTTCGGACTGGGACCCTGTCTTTACTCTCTGCGAGTTGGAACACGTTTTATTAGTTAAAGGTGCAAAGAAATCCGGGAAAAGCACTTTTGCGAGGACACTTGTAAATCATCTTCTAGGAAG GCATAAGAAGGTAGCATACTTGGAATGTGACCTCGGTCAGTCCGAATTCACTCCAGGCGGTATGGTGGCGATCAATGTCATCGAAAGACCTGTATTCG GCCCCCCATTCACTCATCCTACATTGCCAAACCATGCGCACTATTTAGGCACATTGACACCCCGTTCTTCTCCCTCACACTACCTTTCTGCCATCGAATCTATTGCTCAGACCTATAAACTAGATATCAAAATCCCAGTTGATCATCCTGACGAGAAGATCCCGCTGGTCGTGAATACTATGGGATGGACGAAGGGCCTGGGCGCAGATCTAACAAAACGAATCGAGGAGATCATCGAACCTGATGCCGTCTTCGAGTTTGAGACCGATGGAAAAGGGACTGACGGTGGCTGGCTGACGGAGAGGCCAAGACAAGACTCAACCCCGTTCACAGGTGCAAAATACAATGTGCACCCTCTGCGACCCATTGATATGGGAACAATTGAAACTGCGACCGCATACTTTTCAGCAGCAGATCATCGTGTTATATCACTTCTCTCGTATTTTCACGCCGTTTTTCCTACTTCCCCATCGCCCCCGTCTCCTCCATCTCTATCGTCATCCTTTTCAGATTCGGTCTCAATGACAATGCTATTGAAAGATAGCCTCCGCCAAATCACCGCCCACACGTGGTCGACgtcccttcctctcctcgcTCAACCGCCTTACGAGGTTGACATTCAAAAAGCAATTGACAGGGTTCATCTCGTAGGAGCAGGCTCCGAGGACGTGGTGAAAGAGGAAATTGGTAGAGTGCTGAATGGTGCCATCGTCGGCCTAGTCAACTCTGAATTCGGCATCAGCATCGGCTTCCCAAGTTCAACGTCCAGCTCCCATTCGCATTCTCATTCTCAGGACATTGCCAACGGTGCCACCGATGTCATTACCATTCCATACGTCCAAAACGCTCCACCACCGGATCCCAACACGTCGCGAGCACATGGATTAGCACTGATTCGCGGTGTTTCTGGTTCCCCTGATGCGAAAGAAACGCAAACACGACTTCACGTGTTGACACCGCTCCCACCAGAGCTATTGAGTACTGCGAGAATTTGGGTGAAGGGCGAAATGGAATTACCCGTGTGGGGCCTGTTGGACCTTCCAAATCGTGCCGGTGCCCCCGAGGATCTCACAAAGCCAAAACCGTTTTTGCAATGGGGCAAGGGCGAAGGTTTGGGGAGTGAAAGAAGGAGGGTCCGGAGGAATTTGATGAGGAAAAGTCAAGTATAA
- the PRE2 gene encoding Proteasome subunit beta type-5 (MEROPS:MER0001516): MNSFANRFSTTDHLRELKRAQANIEDDEFSDAAWGSEAGFGSLAKGVPTFSVPAVPDPSAFLRLHTDDHADPKCRIKIQHGTTTLAFRYKGGVIVAVDSRATAGSYVASGTVKKVIEINPYLLGTMAGGAADCQYWETYLGIHCRLHELRNRERISVSAASKYLSNLVYSYKGMGLSMGTMICGWDKTGPAIFYVDSDGTRLKGDLFSVGSGSTFAYGVLDQGYRWDLPDEEAQELGRRSIYAAGHRDAFSGNTCNLYHVKEDGWHFIGNYDISKLHYDGPDNVDGAGYGYDVRVGTRS; encoded by the exons ATGAATAGTTTTGCCAATCGTTTCTCAACCACAGATCATCTTCGAGAACTCAAAAGAGCTCAAGCTAAcattgaagacgatgaattCTCTGACGCAGCATGGGGTTCTGAAGCAGGCTTTGGTAGCCTGGCAAAGGGAGTGCCGACTTTCTCGGTCCCTGCCGTTCCAGAC CCGTCCGCTTTCCTAAGATTACACACCGACGACCACGCCGATCCCAAATGCAGAATCAAAATTCAGCACGGAACTACCACTCTCGCGTTCCGATACAAAGGAGGCGTCATCGTTGCAGTCGACTCGAGGGCAACAGCAGGGAGCTATGTAG CTTCTGGCACCGTTAAGAAGGTCATTGAAATCAACCCATACTTGTTGGGAACTATGGCTGGTGGTGCTG CCGACTGCCAATACTGGGAAACTTACCTCGGTATCCACTGCCGACTACACGAGCTACGCAATCGCGAACGCATCTCTGTTTCGGCGGCAAGCAAATACTTGAGCAACTTGGTCTACAGTTACAAGGGAATGGGACTCAGCATG GGAACGATGATATGTGGTTGGGATAAGACG GGCCCTGCGATCTTTTATGTCGACTCAGATGGAACTCGTCTCAAAGGAGATCTATTCTCCGTTGGCTCTGGTAGCACGTTTGCGTATGGTGTCCTCGATCAGGGATACCGATGGGATCTCCCTGACGAGGAGGCACAAGAACTTGGTCGACGCAGCATTTACGCCGCCGGTCATCGAGATGCTTTCTCTGGTAACACTTGCAACCTTTATCATGTCAAGGAAGATGGATGGCACTTCATTG GCAACTATGATATTTCCAAACTGCACTACGATGGCCCTGACAACGTTGACGGCGCTGGTTATGGATATGATGTACGTGTAGGTACGCGGTCGTAG
- a CDS encoding uncharacterized protein (MEROPS:MER0037714) yields the protein MKVFYGSVINPDNLTLYKASSNSLLAVNSEGNIEWIVHDIQDFMVQETLLQHGCVDVELVALKDGQFIMPGFIDTHTHAPQLPNIGTGAQYELLDWLNTITFPMEAKFADNSFAESAYPGVVRRTINTGTTTCCYYGSLHLGSTKVLADVVHSLGQRAFVGKCNMDRNSPSYYKEESPETSLRDTKSLIAYINTLDAGPAGIPLVRPIITPRFAISCSNPLLAELGKLASSDPSLHIQTHISENKSEVTFTKSLFPECNSYAAVYDSFKLLRRNTILAHAVHLEDGEIDLIKERDAGISHCPTSNFHLNSGVAPVGKYLDKGIKVGLGTDVSGGYSPSMLNAIRNASIASKICVMQADDSKSSGQYKDKQLSVASLLYLATLGGARVCDLEDRVGSFAPGKCFDALIVDVRNVTGNPCLWGVDVGPEMTTSLDTMLERFIFCGDDRNISSVYVQGRRIGGASR from the exons ATGAAAGTATTCTATGGCTCAGTTATAAATCCAGATAACTTGACACTATATAAAGCAAGTTCCAACTCGCTTCTGGCAGTAAATTCCGAAGGCAATATAGAATGGATCGTACACGACATTCAAGACTTTATGGTTCAGGAAACATTGCTCCAACATGGATGTGTTGACGTTGAATTAGTGGCCCTCAAAGACGGACAGTTTATCATGCCAGGCTTCATTGATACTCATACG CATGCGCCCCAGCTACCTAACATTGGGAC AGGAGCTCAGTATGAACTTCTGGACTGGCTGAATACCATAACTTTCCCTATGGAGGCCAAGTTCGCTGATAACAGCTTCGCCGAGTCCGCGTATCCAGGTGTCGTTCGCCGTACAATCAACACAGGG acgacCACCTGCTGTTACTATGGCTCGCTTCATCTGGGTTCTACCAAGGTTCTAGCGGATGTAGTGCACTCTTTAG GTCAGCGAGCCTTTGTCGGG AAATGCAATATGGACCGTAATTCTCCGTCGTATTACAAAGAAGAGAGCCCTGAAACTTCTCTTCGCGACACCAAGTCCCTCATCGCATATATCAACACACTAGACGCAGGTCCTGCCGGCATTCCGCTGGTTCGTCCGATTATAACACCACGCTTCGCAATTTCTTGCAGTAACCCGCTATTAGCGGAGCTTGGAAAACTCGCGTCCTCAGACCCTTCCTTACATATTCAGACGCACATATCCGAGAACAAGTCGGAAGTAACGTTCACGAAGAGTCTGTTCCCTGAATGCAACTCATACGCAGCTGTATACGACTCATTCAAGTTACTTCGTCGAAATACGATTTTGGCGCATGCCGTACATCTCGAAGACGGAGAAATAGATCTGATTAAAGAGAGAGATGCGGGCATCAGTCATTGCCCGACTAGCAACTTCCATTTGAATAGCGGTGTAGCACCAGTCGGGAAATACCTAGATAAAGGCATCAAG GTTGGTCTGGGTACGGACGTCTCGGGAGGCTACTCGCCTTCCATGTTAAATGCGATCCGAAATGCTAGTATCGCGTCGAAAATTTGCGTGATGCAAGCAGACGATAGTAAGTCTTCGGGACAGTACAAGGATAAACAGCTTTCTGTCGCTTCTTTGTTGTACCTTGCGACACTTGGCGGTGCTCGAGTATGTGATCTGGAAGACCGGGTGGGGTCTTTTGCTCCAGGAAAATGCTTCGACGCGTTGATAGTTGATGTGAGGAACGTTACCGGAAATCCTTGCCTTTGGGGTGTGGATGTGGGACCAGAAATGACTACGAGTCTTGATACAATGTTGGAGAGGTTCATCTTTTGTGGAGATGATAGAAACATTTCGTCGGTGTACGTACAAGGAAGGCGCATCGGAGGTGCGAGTCGCTAG
- the SNU13 gene encoding RNA binding protein snu13, whose translation MADRGKAFPLADPDLTNTILDLAQQAGQYKQLKKGANEATKTLNRGVAEFIILTADTEPLEILLHLPLLCEEKNVPYIFLPSKAALGRACNVQRPVIAASVTTGESRELQSQILTVKIAIEKLLV comes from the exons ATGGCTGACCGAGGAAAGGCTTTCCCTCTCGCAGACCCGGACTTGACCAACACG ATTCTCGACCTTGCTCAGCAGGCGGGCCAGTACAAACAACTCAAAAAAGGAGCCAATGAAG CTACCAAAACCCTCAACCGTGGTGTTGCGGAATTTATCATTCTGACGGCTGACACTGAACCTCTTGAGATATTGTTGCATTTACCGCTCCTGTGTGAGGAAAAG AACGTTCCTTACATATTCCTGCCTTCAAAGGCCGCTCTCGGGCGTGCTTGCAATGTCCAACGCCCTGTAATTGCTGCCAGTGTGACTACCGGTGAATCTAGAGAGCTTCAAAGTCAAATCCTGACGGTGAAGATCGCGATTGAGAAGCTTCTCGTATAA
- a CDS encoding uncharacterized protein (MEROPS:MER0037714): MEAKFADNSFAESAYPGVVRRTINTGTTTCCYYGSLHLGSTKVLADVVHSLGQRAFVGKCNMDRNSPSYYKEESPETSLRDTKSLIAYINTLDAGPAGIPLVRPIITPRFAISCSNPLLAELGKLASSDPSLHIQTHISENKSEVTFTKSLFPECNSYAAVYDSFKLLRRNTILAHAVHLEDGEIDLIKERDAGISHCPTSNFHLNSGVAPVGKYLDKGIKVGLGTDVSGGYSPSMLNAIRNASIASKICVMQADDSKSSGQYKDKQLSVASLLYLATLGGARVCDLEDRVGSFAPGKCFDALIVDVRNVTGNPCLWGVDVGPEMTTSLDTMLERFIFCGDDRNISSVYVQGRRIGGASR; encoded by the exons ATGGAGGCCAAGTTCGCTGATAACAGCTTCGCCGAGTCCGCGTATCCAGGTGTCGTTCGCCGTACAATCAACACAGGG acgacCACCTGCTGTTACTATGGCTCGCTTCATCTGGGTTCTACCAAGGTTCTAGCGGATGTAGTGCACTCTTTAG GTCAGCGAGCCTTTGTCGGG AAATGCAATATGGACCGTAATTCTCCGTCGTATTACAAAGAAGAGAGCCCTGAAACTTCTCTTCGCGACACCAAGTCCCTCATCGCATATATCAACACACTAGACGCAGGTCCTGCCGGCATTCCGCTGGTTCGTCCGATTATAACACCACGCTTCGCAATTTCTTGCAGTAACCCGCTATTAGCGGAGCTTGGAAAACTCGCGTCCTCAGACCCTTCCTTACATATTCAGACGCACATATCCGAGAACAAGTCGGAAGTAACGTTCACGAAGAGTCTGTTCCCTGAATGCAACTCATACGCAGCTGTATACGACTCATTCAAGTTACTTCGTCGAAATACGATTTTGGCGCATGCCGTACATCTCGAAGACGGAGAAATAGATCTGATTAAAGAGAGAGATGCGGGCATCAGTCATTGCCCGACTAGCAACTTCCATTTGAATAGCGGTGTAGCACCAGTCGGGAAATACCTAGATAAAGGCATCAAG GTTGGTCTGGGTACGGACGTCTCGGGAGGCTACTCGCCTTCCATGTTAAATGCGATCCGAAATGCTAGTATCGCGTCGAAAATTTGCGTGATGCAAGCAGACGATAGTAAGTCTTCGGGACAGTACAAGGATAAACAGCTTTCTGTCGCTTCTTTGTTGTACCTTGCGACACTTGGCGGTGCTCGAGTATGTGATCTGGAAGACCGGGTGGGGTCTTTTGCTCCAGGAAAATGCTTCGACGCGTTGATAGTTGATGTGAGGAACGTTACCGGAAATCCTTGCCTTTGGGGTGTGGATGTGGGACCAGAAATGACTACGAGTCTTGATACAATGTTGGAGAGGTTCATCTTTTGTGGAGATGATAGAAACATTTCGTCGGTGTACGTACAAGGAAGGCGCATCGGAGGTGCGAGTCGCTAG